One Calliopsis andreniformis isolate RMS-2024a chromosome 9, iyCalAndr_principal, whole genome shotgun sequence genomic window carries:
- the LOC143183865 gene encoding putative methyltransferase-like protein 25 isoform X2: MYDKHFDKVVSFINTYHKLINCHVVDFITDNLWETCLPDALRLELEKDETGCFSWTECDSHPTLNNFIKLTKSLSLQSCSMEINSRNLADILPLHINNLNECRYNNIKPEFMNAKKLHEVEVLGNIVGTVAVSNKNLVIDAGAGKAYLSMFLAENHKVPVLAIDSSQLCCKGAICRQKKLKKRMKYSQNLVQYVVAEINERTDYVKMVKQKFSNWNVDRNLIVTGLHTCGSLTHSIIRTFLDTKAIHLLCIVPCCYHLTNETFNKRVNFSKNARMLAQQSIERSTESKIISSSLFYRAVLQVILHSMGRGAPSHDFPSYARWAFLKIGVDSEKIPSKEELGNTYQLYLQLTKRFHIFQMLRIHAGLVLEAAIMLDRIIFLQKSNQCSKLAILRLFDPILSPRHYGIIAIK, from the exons ATGTATGACAAACATTTTGATAAAGTTGTAAGCTTTATAAATACCTATCACAAATTAATAAACTGTCATGTAGTTGACTTTATTACTGACAATTTGTGGGAAACATGTTTGCCAGATGCTTTAAGATTAGAATTGGAGAAAGATGAAACAGGTTGTTTTAGCTGGACAGAATGTGACAGTCATCCTACATTAAATAATTTCATAAAGTTGACTAAATCTCTTTCCTTGCAATCATGTTCTATGGAAATAAACTCAAGGAACCTTGCAGATATATTACCATTACATATTAATAACTTAAATGAATGCAGATATAATAACATAAAACCAGAATTTATGAATGCTAAAAAATTACATGAGGTTGAAGTCCTTGGAAATATTGTTGGAACAGTAGCAGTATCGAATAAGAACTTAGTAATAGATGCTGGTGCAGGTAAAGCCTACTTATCAATGTTCTTAGCAGAAAATCATAAAGTTCCTGTCCTTGCAATAGATTCTTCACAATTATGTTGTAAGGGAGCAATTTGTAGACAAAAGAAACTGAAGAAAAGAATGAAATATTCTCAAAATTTG GTCCAATATGTAGTTGCAGAGATAAATGAAAGAACAGACTATGTAAAAATGGTAAAACAAAAATTCTCTAATTGGAATGTAGATAGAAATCTTATTGTAACTGGTTTACATACTTGTGGTTCTCTCACACACTCAATTATTAGAACATTCTTGGATACAAAAGCTATCCATCTTTTGTGTATTGTGCCTTGTTGTTATCATTTAACAAATGAAACATTTAACAAACGAGTTAATTTTTCCAAGAATGCTAGAATGTTAGCCCAACAATCTATTGAAAGGAGCACAGAAAGTAAAATTATATCTTCATCATTGTTCTATAGAGCAGTTTTACAAGTgatccttcactctatgg GTCGTGGAGCACCTTCGCACGATTTTCCGAGTTATGCTCGTTGGGCTTTTTTAAAAATTGGAGTGGACTCAGAAAAG ATACCATCTAAGGAAGAGTTAGGAAATACGTATCAACTGTATTTACAATTAACGAAAagatttcacatttttcaaatgTTAAGAATACATGCTGGTCTTGTACTAGAAGCAGCCATTATGCTTGATAGAataatatttttacaaaaaaGTAATCAGTGTTCTAAACTTGCCATATTGCGTTTATTTGATCCTATTTTGTCACCAAGGCATTATGGCATTATTGcaataaaataa
- the LOC143183865 gene encoding methyltransferase-like protein 25B isoform X3 — translation MYDKHFDKVVSFINTYHKLINCHVVDFITDNLWETCLPDALRLELEKDETGCFSWTECDSHPTLNNFIKLTKSLSLQSCSMEINSRNLADILPLHINNLNECRYNNIKPEFMNAKKLHEVEVLGNIVGTVAVSNKNLVIDAGADSSQLCCKGAICRQKKLKKRMKYSQNLVQYVVAEINERTDYVKMVKQKFSNWNVDRNLIVTGLHTCGSLTHSIIRTFLDTKAIHLLCIVPCCYHLTNETFNKRVNFSKNARMLAQQSIERSTESKIISSSLFYRAVLQVILHSMGIYDAKVGRGAPSHDFPSYARWAFLKIGVDSEKIPSKEELGNTYQLYLQLTKRFHIFQMLRIHAGLVLEAAIMLDRIIFLQKSNQCSKLAILRLFDPILSPRHYGIIAIK, via the exons ATGTATGACAAACATTTTGATAAAGTTGTAAGCTTTATAAATACCTATCACAAATTAATAAACTGTCATGTAGTTGACTTTATTACTGACAATTTGTGGGAAACATGTTTGCCAGATGCTTTAAGATTAGAATTGGAGAAAGATGAAACAGGTTGTTTTAGCTGGACAGAATGTGACAGTCATCCTACATTAAATAATTTCATAAAGTTGACTAAATCTCTTTCCTTGCAATCATGTTCTATGGAAATAAACTCAAGGAACCTTGCAGATATATTACCATTACATATTAATAACTTAAATGAATGCAGATATAATAACATAAAACCAGAATTTATGAATGCTAAAAAATTACATGAGGTTGAAGTCCTTGGAAATATTGTTGGAACAGTAGCAGTATCGAATAAGAACTTAGTAATAGATGCTGGTGCAG ATTCTTCACAATTATGTTGTAAGGGAGCAATTTGTAGACAAAAGAAACTGAAGAAAAGAATGAAATATTCTCAAAATTTG GTCCAATATGTAGTTGCAGAGATAAATGAAAGAACAGACTATGTAAAAATGGTAAAACAAAAATTCTCTAATTGGAATGTAGATAGAAATCTTATTGTAACTGGTTTACATACTTGTGGTTCTCTCACACACTCAATTATTAGAACATTCTTGGATACAAAAGCTATCCATCTTTTGTGTATTGTGCCTTGTTGTTATCATTTAACAAATGAAACATTTAACAAACGAGTTAATTTTTCCAAGAATGCTAGAATGTTAGCCCAACAATCTATTGAAAGGAGCACAGAAAGTAAAATTATATCTTCATCATTGTTCTATAGAGCAGTTTTACAAGTgatccttcactctatgg GTATTTATGATGCTAAGGTAGGTCGTGGAGCACCTTCGCACGATTTTCCGAGTTATGCTCGTTGGGCTTTTTTAAAAATTGGAGTGGACTCAGAAAAG ATACCATCTAAGGAAGAGTTAGGAAATACGTATCAACTGTATTTACAATTAACGAAAagatttcacatttttcaaatgTTAAGAATACATGCTGGTCTTGTACTAGAAGCAGCCATTATGCTTGATAGAataatatttttacaaaaaaGTAATCAGTGTTCTAAACTTGCCATATTGCGTTTATTTGATCCTATTTTGTCACCAAGGCATTATGGCATTATTGcaataaaataa
- the LOC143183865 gene encoding putative methyltransferase-like protein 25 isoform X1: MYDKHFDKVVSFINTYHKLINCHVVDFITDNLWETCLPDALRLELEKDETGCFSWTECDSHPTLNNFIKLTKSLSLQSCSMEINSRNLADILPLHINNLNECRYNNIKPEFMNAKKLHEVEVLGNIVGTVAVSNKNLVIDAGAGKAYLSMFLAENHKVPVLAIDSSQLCCKGAICRQKKLKKRMKYSQNLVQYVVAEINERTDYVKMVKQKFSNWNVDRNLIVTGLHTCGSLTHSIIRTFLDTKAIHLLCIVPCCYHLTNETFNKRVNFSKNARMLAQQSIERSTESKIISSSLFYRAVLQVILHSMGIYDAKVGRGAPSHDFPSYARWAFLKIGVDSEKIPSKEELGNTYQLYLQLTKRFHIFQMLRIHAGLVLEAAIMLDRIIFLQKSNQCSKLAILRLFDPILSPRHYGIIAIK; encoded by the exons ATGTATGACAAACATTTTGATAAAGTTGTAAGCTTTATAAATACCTATCACAAATTAATAAACTGTCATGTAGTTGACTTTATTACTGACAATTTGTGGGAAACATGTTTGCCAGATGCTTTAAGATTAGAATTGGAGAAAGATGAAACAGGTTGTTTTAGCTGGACAGAATGTGACAGTCATCCTACATTAAATAATTTCATAAAGTTGACTAAATCTCTTTCCTTGCAATCATGTTCTATGGAAATAAACTCAAGGAACCTTGCAGATATATTACCATTACATATTAATAACTTAAATGAATGCAGATATAATAACATAAAACCAGAATTTATGAATGCTAAAAAATTACATGAGGTTGAAGTCCTTGGAAATATTGTTGGAACAGTAGCAGTATCGAATAAGAACTTAGTAATAGATGCTGGTGCAGGTAAAGCCTACTTATCAATGTTCTTAGCAGAAAATCATAAAGTTCCTGTCCTTGCAATAGATTCTTCACAATTATGTTGTAAGGGAGCAATTTGTAGACAAAAGAAACTGAAGAAAAGAATGAAATATTCTCAAAATTTG GTCCAATATGTAGTTGCAGAGATAAATGAAAGAACAGACTATGTAAAAATGGTAAAACAAAAATTCTCTAATTGGAATGTAGATAGAAATCTTATTGTAACTGGTTTACATACTTGTGGTTCTCTCACACACTCAATTATTAGAACATTCTTGGATACAAAAGCTATCCATCTTTTGTGTATTGTGCCTTGTTGTTATCATTTAACAAATGAAACATTTAACAAACGAGTTAATTTTTCCAAGAATGCTAGAATGTTAGCCCAACAATCTATTGAAAGGAGCACAGAAAGTAAAATTATATCTTCATCATTGTTCTATAGAGCAGTTTTACAAGTgatccttcactctatgg GTATTTATGATGCTAAGGTAGGTCGTGGAGCACCTTCGCACGATTTTCCGAGTTATGCTCGTTGGGCTTTTTTAAAAATTGGAGTGGACTCAGAAAAG ATACCATCTAAGGAAGAGTTAGGAAATACGTATCAACTGTATTTACAATTAACGAAAagatttcacatttttcaaatgTTAAGAATACATGCTGGTCTTGTACTAGAAGCAGCCATTATGCTTGATAGAataatatttttacaaaaaaGTAATCAGTGTTCTAAACTTGCCATATTGCGTTTATTTGATCCTATTTTGTCACCAAGGCATTATGGCATTATTGcaataaaataa
- the LOC143183865 gene encoding putative methyltransferase-like protein 25 isoform X4, with the protein MTSNLNILPLHINNLNECRYNNIKPEFMNAKKLHEVEVLGNIVGTVAVSNKNLVIDAGAGKAYLSMFLAENHKVPVLAIDSSQLCCKGAICRQKKLKKRMKYSQNLVQYVVAEINERTDYVKMVKQKFSNWNVDRNLIVTGLHTCGSLTHSIIRTFLDTKAIHLLCIVPCCYHLTNETFNKRVNFSKNARMLAQQSIERSTESKIISSSLFYRAVLQVILHSMGIYDAKVGRGAPSHDFPSYARWAFLKIGVDSEKIPSKEELGNTYQLYLQLTKRFHIFQMLRIHAGLVLEAAIMLDRIIFLQKSNQCSKLAILRLFDPILSPRHYGIIAIK; encoded by the exons ATGACATCAAATTTAA ATATATTACCATTACATATTAATAACTTAAATGAATGCAGATATAATAACATAAAACCAGAATTTATGAATGCTAAAAAATTACATGAGGTTGAAGTCCTTGGAAATATTGTTGGAACAGTAGCAGTATCGAATAAGAACTTAGTAATAGATGCTGGTGCAGGTAAAGCCTACTTATCAATGTTCTTAGCAGAAAATCATAAAGTTCCTGTCCTTGCAATAGATTCTTCACAATTATGTTGTAAGGGAGCAATTTGTAGACAAAAGAAACTGAAGAAAAGAATGAAATATTCTCAAAATTTG GTCCAATATGTAGTTGCAGAGATAAATGAAAGAACAGACTATGTAAAAATGGTAAAACAAAAATTCTCTAATTGGAATGTAGATAGAAATCTTATTGTAACTGGTTTACATACTTGTGGTTCTCTCACACACTCAATTATTAGAACATTCTTGGATACAAAAGCTATCCATCTTTTGTGTATTGTGCCTTGTTGTTATCATTTAACAAATGAAACATTTAACAAACGAGTTAATTTTTCCAAGAATGCTAGAATGTTAGCCCAACAATCTATTGAAAGGAGCACAGAAAGTAAAATTATATCTTCATCATTGTTCTATAGAGCAGTTTTACAAGTgatccttcactctatgg GTATTTATGATGCTAAGGTAGGTCGTGGAGCACCTTCGCACGATTTTCCGAGTTATGCTCGTTGGGCTTTTTTAAAAATTGGAGTGGACTCAGAAAAG ATACCATCTAAGGAAGAGTTAGGAAATACGTATCAACTGTATTTACAATTAACGAAAagatttcacatttttcaaatgTTAAGAATACATGCTGGTCTTGTACTAGAAGCAGCCATTATGCTTGATAGAataatatttttacaaaaaaGTAATCAGTGTTCTAAACTTGCCATATTGCGTTTATTTGATCCTATTTTGTCACCAAGGCATTATGGCATTATTGcaataaaataa
- the LOC143183868 gene encoding uncharacterized protein LOC143183868 has translation MCDKEDVDVNKEFESLLFAEESAQSLGYKEGYEIGKKQLRNGFHLGYHRASLLGAQLGYYCGIVEQYIHTNKSDSEKGVTIAKELLQDIYNFPRHNDETIDILKNMDDIKFKYAKFCSLTKTCPLYPEADKLDF, from the coding sequence ATGTGTGATAAGGAAGATGTTGATGTAAATAAAGAGTTTGAAAGTTTATTATTTGCTGAAGAAAGTGCACAAAGTTTAGGTTACAAAGAAGGTTATGAAATAGGAAAGAAACAATTGAGGAATGGATTTCACCTTGGATATCACAGAGCTAGTTTACTAGGTGCACAGTTAGGATACTATTGTGGCATCGTAGAACAATATATACACACAAACAAGTCTGATTCAGAGAAAGGTGTTACAATTGCAAAAGAACTTTTACAAGATATTTATAATTTTCCTAGACATAATGATGAAACAATAGATATATTAAAGAATATGGATGACATCAAATTTAAGTATGCTAAGTTTTGTTCTTTAACAAAAACATGTCCATTATATCCAGAAGCAGACAAACTTGACTTTTAA